In Candidatus Bathyarchaeia archaeon, one DNA window encodes the following:
- the glyS gene encoding glycine--tRNA ligase has protein sequence MSGKTSEADKYTLISELARRRGFFWPSYEIYGGASGFVTYGFLGARLKQNIERKLRELFVNKLGIMEIEAPIIAPAKVFEASGHVEHFKEPMVECLKCGRRFRADHILKEKTKLSDTEVEKLSLQELKEAIDKHEVRCPECGGNFGEPKYFLTMFKTTIGPYSEAIGYGRPEAAQNIFVEFRRLYEHAREKLPFGVMQIGHALRNEISPRQGLIRLREFTIVDIEFFFDPEDPSCHLLKEVENETLRLVLAESKLRGSEEVVEVSVKEALEKGYIKVPWQAVFMALAKRLLIELGVPAEKQRFIEKLPWERAHYSLQSFDQEVYVDRWGWIEVSGHAYRTDYDLKQHMTFSGVDTKVFKEYDKPIEVEKTVIKPLMAKLGPVFKDEAQKIAKMLEKASPEEVEASFREKGYYMLGEYKILPEQVEIIRCRVKERGRRFIPHVVEPSFGSDRLVYVALEYAYRVKEDRVILSFPRDIAPIQVGVYPLVSKDGLPEKAMQVYRMLIEEGFTAEYDEAGSIGRRYARADEAGIPLGITIDYETLKNDTVTIRDRDTWKQVRAKVAILPDLLHKYFRYKVNFEDLGEPLKE, from the coding sequence ATGAGTGGCAAAACGTCGGAAGCAGACAAGTATACATTGATAAGTGAGTTAGCCCGCCGTAGAGGGTTCTTCTGGCCCTCCTATGAAATTTATGGAGGGGCCAGCGGCTTCGTAACCTACGGCTTTCTGGGTGCGAGACTAAAACAGAATATTGAAAGAAAGCTTAGGGAGCTTTTTGTAAATAAGCTTGGAATCATGGAGATAGAAGCACCTATAATAGCACCGGCTAAAGTTTTTGAAGCCTCCGGTCATGTCGAACATTTCAAAGAGCCCATGGTCGAATGTCTAAAATGCGGAAGACGTTTCAGAGCAGACCACATACTTAAAGAAAAGACGAAGCTAAGCGACACAGAAGTTGAGAAACTAAGCCTTCAGGAGCTTAAGGAGGCCATTGACAAACACGAAGTTCGCTGTCCAGAATGCGGCGGCAACTTTGGAGAGCCAAAATACTTCCTAACAATGTTTAAAACCACAATAGGCCCTTACTCGGAGGCTATAGGGTATGGACGCCCAGAAGCCGCGCAAAACATATTCGTAGAGTTCAGACGCCTCTATGAACATGCACGAGAAAAACTTCCCTTTGGTGTAATGCAGATAGGCCATGCACTTCGAAATGAGATTTCCCCCAGACAAGGCTTGATAAGGCTTAGAGAGTTCACCATCGTGGACATCGAGTTCTTCTTTGACCCAGAGGACCCCAGCTGCCACCTCCTGAAAGAGGTGGAAAATGAAACCCTACGACTAGTTTTAGCTGAAAGTAAACTCCGCGGCTCCGAAGAAGTAGTAGAAGTATCTGTTAAAGAGGCTCTGGAGAAAGGCTACATAAAGGTTCCATGGCAAGCCGTTTTTATGGCGCTTGCGAAAAGGCTACTAATAGAGCTTGGGGTCCCAGCGGAAAAACAACGTTTCATAGAAAAACTTCCATGGGAGCGCGCCCACTATTCTCTTCAAAGCTTTGATCAAGAGGTTTATGTTGACCGCTGGGGATGGATTGAAGTTTCCGGCCACGCATACAGAACAGATTATGACCTAAAGCAGCACATGACATTCAGCGGAGTAGACACGAAAGTCTTCAAAGAATATGATAAGCCCATCGAGGTGGAAAAAACTGTAATTAAGCCTTTAATGGCGAAGCTTGGGCCGGTTTTCAAGGATGAAGCCCAAAAAATTGCAAAAATGCTTGAGAAGGCAAGCCCAGAAGAGGTTGAAGCCTCCTTTAGAGAGAAGGGCTACTACATGCTCGGCGAATATAAGATTTTGCCAGAACAAGTGGAGATCATCCGATGTAGGGTTAAAGAAAGAGGAAGGCGATTCATTCCCCATGTTGTTGAACCAAGTTTCGGCTCGGACAGGCTTGTATATGTGGCGCTTGAATACGCCTACCGCGTTAAAGAAGACAGAGTGATCCTCAGTTTTCCAAGAGATATAGCGCCCATACAAGTGGGCGTGTACCCGCTGGTGAGCAAGGATGGACTACCGGAAAAGGCTATGCAAGTTTACAGAATGCTCATCGAAGAAGGCTTCACTGCAGAATATGACGAAGCGGGCTCCATTGGAAGACGCTACGCAAGGGCAGATGAAGCGGGCATACCGCTGGGAATAACCATAGACTATGAAACCCTAAAAAATGACACCGTCACCATCCGCGACCGAGATACTTGGAAGCAGGTTCGAGCTAAGGTCGCTATTTTACCAGACCTTTTACATAAGTATTTTCGATATAAAGTAAATTTTGAAGATTTGGGCGAACCTTTGAAAGAGTAG
- a CDS encoding DUF47 family protein translates to MLPAETEERARRRALSACQEHLRKVLDLTRKIPQMIECFIKNDKEKAKQAYNEIRAHKDEVDNARRLVLRELAEVGAILLSREDFLRFTYLASEIADFSEGIAFRLQQMMEHNWNIPTEIRKDLLKLSEAVLETVIKLRETLMVLSYSSEKVAEKASEVEVAEREVDELYRTLEIKLLNSKLEIQPLLLLRDILQLLEDAADKAEDAVEAARILSFIM, encoded by the coding sequence GTGCTTCCGGCAGAAACGGAGGAGCGGGCAAGACGGAGGGCGCTAAGCGCTTGCCAAGAACACTTAAGGAAAGTTTTAGACTTGACTAGGAAGATTCCCCAGATGATTGAATGTTTCATCAAAAACGATAAAGAAAAGGCGAAACAAGCATACAACGAAATTAGAGCTCATAAGGATGAGGTGGACAATGCTAGGCGTCTTGTTTTGAGGGAGCTTGCAGAGGTCGGTGCAATTCTTCTAAGCAGAGAGGATTTCTTAAGGTTCACGTATCTCGCCAGCGAAATAGCTGACTTCTCAGAAGGGATAGCCTTTCGTCTCCAGCAAATGATGGAACATAATTGGAATATACCAACAGAAATTAGGAAGGATCTTTTGAAGCTTTCAGAAGCCGTCCTAGAAACGGTGATAAAGCTCAGGGAAACCCTTATGGTTTTATCATATAGCTCAGAAAAAGTTGCGGAGAAAGCCAGCGAAGTTGAGGTTGCTGAAAGGGAAGTTGACGAACTCTACCGCACACTTGAGATAAAGCTTCTAAACAGTAAGCTCGAAATTCAACCTCTTCTGCTTTTAAGGGATATCCTCCAGCTTCTTGAGGATGCTGCGGATAAAGCCGAGGACGCCGTGGAAGCAGCTCGCATCTTGTCCTTTATAATGTAA
- a CDS encoding inositol-3-phosphate synthase → MSSIKVALVGVGNCASALVQGLQYYGKLESSEGFLGLRNPSLGGYRPRDIQIVAAFDVDNRKVGKDLAEAIFAPPNTAPKFVDVAPTGVIVHKGPVLDGIGEYTKNLIEVSNMPEVDVARVLRDSGAEIVVNLLPSGAVKASEWYADQALKAGCAFVNATPAFIASSSEWARRFEDFGLPLVGDDLVDQVGATTLHKTLLKLLSRHGVRITETYQLDVGGGTESLDTFERTKDLKRAIKTETVKAALPYEAEVVAGSTDYVDFLQNRRDSFFWIKGIYFCGAPVQIDIKLSTIDAPNAGSTLLDVIRAVKVALNRKMKGAILPICVYAFKRPPQLLSLEIAEKMFEEFVAQKF, encoded by the coding sequence TTGTCAAGCATAAAAGTGGCTTTGGTTGGTGTTGGAAACTGTGCATCCGCCCTTGTTCAAGGGCTCCAGTATTATGGAAAGCTTGAAAGCAGTGAAGGATTTTTGGGGCTGCGGAACCCCTCTCTGGGAGGATATCGCCCCAGAGACATCCAGATTGTCGCGGCGTTCGATGTTGATAACAGGAAGGTTGGAAAGGATTTGGCGGAAGCCATTTTTGCTCCACCAAATACTGCTCCCAAGTTCGTGGACGTGGCGCCCACTGGCGTAATTGTCCATAAAGGCCCTGTTCTGGATGGAATTGGCGAATACACAAAAAACTTGATAGAGGTTAGCAATATGCCAGAGGTTGATGTTGCGAGGGTTCTGCGTGATAGTGGAGCTGAAATCGTGGTTAACTTGCTTCCAAGCGGAGCCGTTAAGGCTTCTGAGTGGTATGCAGATCAAGCATTAAAAGCTGGATGTGCCTTTGTGAACGCTACTCCAGCTTTTATTGCCAGCAGTTCTGAGTGGGCGAGACGTTTCGAGGATTTTGGCCTACCCCTAGTTGGCGACGACTTAGTTGACCAGGTGGGCGCCACAACTCTTCACAAGACCTTGCTGAAACTCCTATCCAGACATGGTGTCCGCATAACTGAAACATATCAGCTTGACGTCGGCGGAGGCACGGAATCCCTTGACACGTTTGAGAGAACCAAAGACCTAAAGAGGGCAATTAAAACAGAGACTGTGAAGGCGGCTTTGCCTTACGAGGCTGAAGTGGTTGCAGGGTCAACAGACTATGTGGATTTTCTTCAAAACAGAAGAGATAGCTTCTTTTGGATCAAAGGGATATACTTCTGCGGCGCCCCAGTCCAGATTGACATAAAACTTTCCACAATTGACGCTCCAAATGCAGGGTCCACTCTTCTCGATGTAATAAGGGCTGTGAAAGTAGCCCTCAACCGTAAAATGAAGGGGGCTATACTGCCTATATGTGTTTACGCCTTTAAACGGCCACCACAGCTTTTGTCGCTGGAGATTGCCGAAAAAATGTTTGAGGAATTTGTCGCCCAGAAATTTTAA